A region from the Rufibacter sp. DG15C genome encodes:
- a CDS encoding bifunctional transcriptional activator/DNA repair enzyme AdaA — MNTALQTSDEIFYQALVAKDVSYEGTFIAGVKTTGIFCRPTCTARKPKRENVEFFKTTKEAILHGYRPCKVCSPLEKMGETPSYIQEILQEINQDPSIKFKDWDLEQRGIEPSKIRRWFLKNHGITFHAYQRMCRINSAFKKIQSGEAVTAVAFDSGYDSLSGFTDSFKSIFGVAPSLSKEQRIIHLTRLQTPLGTMYACAVEEGICLLEFTDRRMLETEFKALTKLLNGTLVQGESHYFAQLNQELEEYFAGKRQIFTVPLVTPGTAFQNQVWQVLQEIPYGTTRSYKQQSIALNNLGAIRAVAQANGMNRISILIPCHRVIGEDGSLTGYGGGLWRKKWLLDLEREHSPVEMKAGQQTALF, encoded by the coding sequence ATGAATACCGCGCTCCAGACCTCAGATGAAATCTTCTACCAGGCCCTGGTGGCCAAGGACGTCAGTTATGAAGGGACGTTCATTGCGGGCGTAAAAACCACGGGCATCTTCTGCCGGCCTACCTGCACGGCGCGCAAACCCAAACGCGAAAACGTGGAGTTCTTCAAGACGACCAAAGAGGCCATTCTGCACGGGTATCGTCCTTGCAAGGTATGCTCGCCGCTGGAGAAGATGGGGGAGACGCCCTCGTACATCCAGGAGATTCTGCAGGAGATTAACCAAGACCCTTCTATCAAGTTCAAGGATTGGGATTTGGAGCAACGCGGCATAGAGCCCAGCAAGATTAGGCGCTGGTTTCTGAAGAACCACGGCATCACGTTCCATGCCTACCAGCGCATGTGCCGCATCAACTCGGCGTTCAAGAAAATACAGAGCGGCGAGGCGGTGACGGCCGTAGCCTTTGACTCGGGCTATGACTCCTTGAGCGGCTTTACAGATTCTTTCAAGTCTATTTTTGGCGTGGCTCCGTCGCTCAGCAAAGAGCAGCGCATCATTCACCTCACCCGCTTACAGACGCCTTTGGGCACCATGTATGCCTGCGCCGTGGAAGAAGGCATCTGCCTACTAGAATTCACCGACCGCCGCATGCTGGAAACTGAATTCAAGGCACTAACCAAGCTTTTGAACGGCACCCTGGTGCAAGGCGAGAGCCATTATTTTGCGCAACTGAACCAAGAACTGGAAGAGTATTTTGCCGGAAAGCGGCAAATCTTTACCGTTCCTCTAGTTACCCCGGGTACGGCCTTTCAGAATCAGGTATGGCAGGTGTTGCAGGAAATTCCATATGGGACCACGCGCTCCTATAAACAGCAGTCCATCGCCTTGAACAACCTGGGTGCCATCAGGGCGGTGGCGCAGGCCAACGGCATGAACCGCATCTCCATTTTAATCCCATGTCACCGCGTTATTGGCGAAGACGGAAGCCTTACGGGTTACGGCGGCGGCTTGTGGCGCAAGAAATGGCTGTTGGATTTAGAGCGGGAACATAGCCCGGTTGAAATGAAGGCAGGTCAACAGACAGCTTTGTTTTAA